A section of the Physeter macrocephalus isolate SW-GA unplaced genomic scaffold, ASM283717v5 random_18, whole genome shotgun sequence genome encodes:
- the NECTIN2 gene encoding nectin-2 isoform X1 encodes MARDAALPPSRLSPPKLPLLPLLLLLLREAGAQDVRVRAAAEVRGHLGATVELPCHLLPPAPEIRVSQVTWLRLDAPEGNQNVAIFHPLYGPSFPSPKPGKERLSFVNAGQSTGAGQGTELEVRDATLALRGLTVEDEGNYTCEFATFPRGTSRGVTWLRVIAQPQNHAETQEVTLSLDPVPVARCVSTGGRPPARVSWLSPLDGEARESQVSGPLPGTVTVTSRFTLVPLGQADGVKVTCKVEHESFEEPVLLPVTLSVRYPPEVSISGYDDNWYVGRSEASLNCDVRSKPEPTGYDWSTTSGVFPASAVAQGPKLIVHSVDRLFNTTFICTVTNAVGTGHAEQVVLVRETPNTAGAGATGGIIGGIIAAIIATAVAATGILICRQQRKEQRLRGAEEEEDLEGPPSYKPPTPKAKLEEPEMPSQLFTLGASEHSPLKTPYFDASISCAEQEMPRYHELPTLEEPSGPLLLGATNLGSPMLVPPGPPALERVSLDLEDEEEEEAYLDKINPIYDSLSYSSPSESYQSKGFVMSRAMYV; translated from the exons ATGGCCCGGGACGCAGCCCTCCCGCCGTCGAGATTGTCGCCGCCGAAGCTGCCGCTACTgccattgctgctgctgcttctccggGAAGCCG GAGCCCAGGATGTGCGAGTTCGGGCCGCGGCCGAGGTGCGGGGCCACCTGGGGGCCACCGTAGAGTTGCCATGCCACCTGCTGCCCCCAGCACCTGAAATCCGAGTGTCACAGGTGACGTGGCTGCGCCTGGACGCGCCTGAGGGTAACCAGAACGTGGCCATCTTCCACCCCCTGTATGGTCCCAGCTTCCCCAGCCCGAAGCCTGGCAAGGAGCGGCTGTCCTTCGTCAATGCCGGGCAGAGCACCGGGGCCGGGCAAGGCACAGAGCTGGAGGTGCGGGACGCCACACTGGCCCTCCGGGGGCTGACGGTGGAGGACGAGGGCAACTACACCTGCGAGTTTGCCACCTTCCCCCGGGGCACCAGTCGGGGAGTGACCTGGCTCAGAGTCATAG cccagccccagaacCATGCCGAAACACAAGAAGTCACACTCAGTCTGGATCCTGTACCCGTGGCCCGCTGTGTCTCCACGGGCGGCCGGCCACCTGCCCGAGTCTCCTGGCTCTCACCCTTGGATGGGGAGGCCAGAGAGAGCCAGGTGTCAGGACCCCTGCCTGGTACAGTCACCGTCACCAGCCGCTTCACCTTGGTACCCTTGGGCCAAGCAGATGGTGTCAAGGTCACCTGCAAAGTGGAGCATGAGAGCTTTGAGGAGCCAGTTCTGCTGCCTGTGACCCTCTCTGTGCGCT ACCCCCCTGAGGTCTCCATATCTGGCTATGATGACAACTGGTATGTTGGCCGTAGTGAGGCCTCCCTGAACTGTGACGTCCGCAGCAAACCAGAGCCCACAGGCTACGACTGGAGCAC GACTTCAGGCGTCTTCCCAGCCTCAGCAGTAGCCCAGGGCCCCAAGCTGATCGTCCACTCGGTGGACCGGCTCTTCAACACCACCTTCATCTGCACCGTCACCAACGCCGTGGGCACGGGCCATGCCGAGCAGGTGGTCCTAGTTCGAG AGACACCCAACACAGCAGGCGCAGGGGCCACAGGTGGCATCATTGGGGGCATCATCGCTGCCATCATCGCGACTGCTGTGGCCGCCACAGGCATCCTCATCTGCCGACAGCAGCGGAAGGAGCAGAGGCTGcggggggcagaggaggaggagga CCTAGAGGGGCCTCCCTCATACAAGCCGCCAACTCCAAAGGCAAAGCTGGAGGAGCCGGAGATG CCCTCCCAGCTCTTCACCCTGGGGGCCTCGGAGCACAGCCCACTCAAGACCCCCTATTTTGATGCTAGTATCTCGTGCGCTGAGCAG gaaATGCCTCGATACCATGAGCTTCCCACCTTGGAAGAACCGTCAGGGCCTCTGCTCCTGGGGGCCACGAACCTGGGGTCCCCCATGCTGGTGCCTCCAGGGCCGCCTGCTCTGGAGAGGGTTTCCCTGGATCtagaggacgaggaggaggaggaagcctaTCTGGACAAGATCAACCCCATCTACGATTCCCTGTCCTACTCCAGCCCCTCTGAGTCCTACCAGAGCAAAGGCTTTGTCATGTCCCGGGCCATGTATGTGTAA
- the NECTIN2 gene encoding nectin-2 isoform X2, translating to MARDAALPPSRLSPPKLPLLPLLLLLLREAGAQDVRVRAAAEVRGHLGATVELPCHLLPPAPEIRVSQVTWLRLDAPEGNQNVAIFHPLYGPSFPSPKPGKERLSFVNAGQSTGAGQGTELEVRDATLALRGLTVEDEGNYTCEFATFPRGTSRGVTWLRVIAQPQNHAETQEVTLSLDPVPVARCVSTGGRPPARVSWLSPLDGEARESQVSGPLPGTVTVTSRFTLVPLGQADGVKVTCKVEHESFEEPVLLPVTLSVRYPPEVSISGYDDNWYVGRSEASLNCDVRSKPEPTGYDWSTTSGVFPASAVAQGPKLIVHSVDRLFNTTFICTVTNAVGTGHAEQVVLVRDTPRASPRDVGPMVWGAGGGILLVLLLLAGGSLAFILLRVRRRRKSPGGGGDGSRGGSYDPKTQVFGNGGPDFWTPTAPVSLSPEGKDEEDEEEEEDKAEKGLMLPPAPALEDDMESQLDGSLISRRAVYV from the exons ATGGCCCGGGACGCAGCCCTCCCGCCGTCGAGATTGTCGCCGCCGAAGCTGCCGCTACTgccattgctgctgctgcttctccggGAAGCCG GAGCCCAGGATGTGCGAGTTCGGGCCGCGGCCGAGGTGCGGGGCCACCTGGGGGCCACCGTAGAGTTGCCATGCCACCTGCTGCCCCCAGCACCTGAAATCCGAGTGTCACAGGTGACGTGGCTGCGCCTGGACGCGCCTGAGGGTAACCAGAACGTGGCCATCTTCCACCCCCTGTATGGTCCCAGCTTCCCCAGCCCGAAGCCTGGCAAGGAGCGGCTGTCCTTCGTCAATGCCGGGCAGAGCACCGGGGCCGGGCAAGGCACAGAGCTGGAGGTGCGGGACGCCACACTGGCCCTCCGGGGGCTGACGGTGGAGGACGAGGGCAACTACACCTGCGAGTTTGCCACCTTCCCCCGGGGCACCAGTCGGGGAGTGACCTGGCTCAGAGTCATAG cccagccccagaacCATGCCGAAACACAAGAAGTCACACTCAGTCTGGATCCTGTACCCGTGGCCCGCTGTGTCTCCACGGGCGGCCGGCCACCTGCCCGAGTCTCCTGGCTCTCACCCTTGGATGGGGAGGCCAGAGAGAGCCAGGTGTCAGGACCCCTGCCTGGTACAGTCACCGTCACCAGCCGCTTCACCTTGGTACCCTTGGGCCAAGCAGATGGTGTCAAGGTCACCTGCAAAGTGGAGCATGAGAGCTTTGAGGAGCCAGTTCTGCTGCCTGTGACCCTCTCTGTGCGCT ACCCCCCTGAGGTCTCCATATCTGGCTATGATGACAACTGGTATGTTGGCCGTAGTGAGGCCTCCCTGAACTGTGACGTCCGCAGCAAACCAGAGCCCACAGGCTACGACTGGAGCAC GACTTCAGGCGTCTTCCCAGCCTCAGCAGTAGCCCAGGGCCCCAAGCTGATCGTCCACTCGGTGGACCGGCTCTTCAACACCACCTTCATCTGCACCGTCACCAACGCCGTGGGCACGGGCCATGCCGAGCAGGTGGTCCTAGTTCGAG acACCCCCCGGGCCTCGCCCCGAGACGTGGGTCCAATGGTATGGGGGGCTGGTGGGGGAATACTGCTGGTGTTGCTGCTTCTGGCTGGGGGGTCCTTGGCCTTCATCCTGCTGAgggtgaggagaaggaggaagagcccaggaggaggaggagacggcAGCAGAGGAGGATCCTACGATCCGAAAACTCAGGTGTTTGGGAATGGGGGTCCCGACTTCTGGACGCCAACTGCCCCTGTTTCCCTGAGCCCAGAGGGCAAggacgaggaggacgaggaggaagaggaggacaagGCAGAGAAAGGCCTCATGTTGCCTCCGGCCCCGGCGCTCGAGGACGACATGGAGTCCCAGCTGGACGGCTCCCTCATCTCCCGGCGGGCAGTTTATGTGTGA